The DNA sequence TGTTtctctagcacagactggaatatgttgcgGGATTCATCCGATGTTTTTGTGGAgttcaccacatcagtcaccggcttcattgacctctctagggtagggggcagcattcggaattttggatgaaaagcatgcccaaattaaacagcctgctactcgggcccagaagatatgatatgcatataactggtagatttggatagaaaacactctaaagtttccaaaactgttacaatagtgtctgtgagtataacagaactgatttatcAGGCGAAgacaaatccattcaggaagtagttttttttgtggtcttgtagttttctattcaatgccattactccatccattgacttaggactccgtttgcagttcctatgccttccactagatgtcaacagtctttagaaatcgtttcaggcttgtattcttataaatgagggagtaagaccagtctgaacgagtggaccctaagGTGACGCAGCgttttttcaggcgcatgtgcatttcttgtttaccttttatattgacaacgttattgtccggttgaaatattagagatcatttaggctaaaaacaacctgaggattgaatatagacatcgtttgacatgtttctatgaactttacggatacaatttggatttttttgtctgattgttttgactgagtttgagcctgtggattactgaagaaaacacgctaacaaaactgaggtttttggatataaagagacatcattgaacaaaaggaacatttattgagtaaattaatgtcttctgattgccaccatatgaagatcatcaaagctaagggattcattttatctctatttctgagttttgtaacgcttctgcttggctggttactgtttgtaatattttgtcaactgggctatgttctgggctaggtatgttctgggctaggtatgctttcgccgaaaagcattttataaatatgacactgtggttggtttaacaagaagttcatctttaaacctatgtaaaacatgttttgttttctgaatttttataatgagcatttctgtaattgaatttggcgctctgcaacctcactggatgttggtcagaTGGCCAGatgtcccacataccctagagaggttaataagtgcatcgacaacgtcaTCTCCAGTAACCCGTGCGTACATTtccaaaccagaagccattgattacagacaacatccgcactgagctaaatgcTAGAGCTTTCTAGGACCGGGACACTAGTTTTtattgacaagctgaatgtaccgagctgtctgtttttaaaatactagcacacatCTCGGACAACAATgcgtaccccacaagacatgccccagaggtctcttcacagtccccaagtccagaaaagattatgggaggcgcacagtactacatagagccatgactacatggaactctattccacatcaggtaactaattcaagcagtagaatcagatttaaaaagcaggtaaaaatacaccttatggaacaacaggGACTGTGAAGACACACACAGCAAGCTACAGAGACATGCATTCACATACATtgtgatattgttgtatggtggttttGAACATTTTGCTTTGTGTAGagatgttatatgatgtactgttttatctttagtTCATTCAGTACAAACATAGTTCACTGTTTTAATCTGTTGTTTTATATGTGACACTTCAGTCGGTTGTAGTAATGCTGTAAAGGTGGTTGctaaccgccatataaagtccaaaggaCAAGAAGtctgaaggaaggaggagagatgacgagaaacTCATTTCCTTTACCGTTTTTTCTGTGAATttattgtcggagtagaggaccttgtgcttTATCCCATGAGCTAGCAACAGCAATCTAGCtaactaaattgccataaatgttcaatgctttttgacctgtccccaaattaatataattgttcCTCCTGATTGCGTCTGGTGTGGGTGAACAAAATCAACTTGTGAGCGAATACAGGGCTTCCAAACTATTAAGGATTACAAAGGggaacccagccacgagctgcccagtgacacaagcctaccagatgtgCTAAATGCATGCTACGCTTGCTCTGAGTCgaacaacactgaaccatgcgtgagaacaccagctgttctggatgactttGTGTTCATGctttccgtagccgatgtgatCTTTTTAAACAGTTGAAAGTTCACAAGCCCGTagggtcagacggattaccaggacgtgttctccgagcatgcgctgacaagtgtattcactgacattttcaacctctccctgacccagtctgtaagacctacatttttcaagcagaccaccatagtccctgtgcacaagaacaCCATGGTAACCTATTTAAATTAtcatcgccccgtagcactcacatctgtagctatGAAATTATTTGAAAGTCTGGGCATGACACCCATTAACacaatcatcccagaaaccctagacccagtccaatttgcattccgccccaacagatccacagatgatggaatctctattgcactccacactgccctttcccacctggacaaaaggaacacctacgtaagaatgttgttcattgactacagctcagcgttcaacaccatagtgccctccaagatccaagataaatagagagagacggTAGTCAGCATGTCTGCAGAAGGTTTTGGTTTGTTAGTCTTCAATGCACAGCATTTTAAAAAGTTTTGAGGAGGAACCTGTATTTTTTGGGGGACGTGTGACTCCACATTGAAGTGCTGATTTTGTCAGAccaaaccagtgacatctacagtaTAAATCTTAACAAGAAAATAATGTGTGGTTGATTTTTATTTCTGCTTTATTGTCAGATTCCCAGAGCAGATATTTATTTTGTCCTCTGTCAGCCTCCTTCATTCTCTTCCAAAAATAATTATTATCTTTCATGTCATTGTAGTTGTGAATATTCCTAGTGTCTTATTGTGTTTAGGTGATAGAAATGATGTCATTGTAGTTGTGACAGAAGTGATGTAACTCTAGTGCTGATTGGAGGAAGAATGTCTTGGATCAGGACAGACATGGAGGACTTGTGCCCAGTCTGTTAactatcactcactcactcactcactcattcacacacacattgcacacacTATAAAACACTGGAATTACACAATAGCATCTGCTTTCAATCTTGTTTATTTTAGATAATTAATTACGTAATATGATTAAACTACACAACTACAGCAATGATCATTTTTTTAAAGTTACAACTCAACAATGATTTTAAATCAATAAGATTACATTATATATTTCAGACTTGACTTCCTTCATCTGGTCTTTTCCAGACTTTTCTCCTGTGACTTGATGTCTTCCTCTCAGCAGCCGTAGAGTCTGTTGATCCTCAGGATGTCCGTGGTGGACAACCCCTGTCTCTGGCCGATGGGCACGTTGGGGTTGGGGATGGGGGTGATGGTGTCCATCCCGTTGACAGAGAAGGCTGTTTTTCCATAGTGCATGACAGAGCTGTAGTCATAGGGAGTGTTCAGGTTGTTGGTGTTTGATCTATCAAAGTTGTAGGCATTGTTAGAGTCGATGTTACTCCAGTTGATCGTGACGTACTGGTCACGGTCGCTCCTGGTTTGTTCGTGCTGGAAACCCAGAGCGTGGAGAGTCTCGTGCTGAATGATGCCGAAGTAAACACACCCGTCCATTTGGAGAGAGACCGTCTGTTGGCCTCCCACTCTCCCAAGAGGGGACCAGCACCCGTCTCTGGGCTCGTAGCTGATGAAGTCAACCTGATTCTGCCAAGGCACGAAGCGAATGCAGGTCTTGGAAGTGAAGGCCAGTAGGGCGTTTTCAATGCCCTGCTTGTCAGAGGAACTGAAGCTACTGCTCACTGTGTAGGGCACTTCAACCAATCCGTTGGAGCCTTTTTTCCAGAAGCACCCTGCACTGTAAAATAACATTCAGCTGGTTAGTCAATTATATTTAAAAATTACAATTATTTTgacctaaaaaaatatatttgttatcTTTACTTCAATATAATTAGTACTTTACTCTACTTCACTCGTTTAACCAACCTGAaatgtaaatatgtaaatatatcaaCATACGATGCACGTAAAAACAACTCCAAGGGAAATTTTCCCTCAACTTAAGTTCTAGCAACAACTTTGACACCTGTCTCTGTTTTTACAGGATTGTGGGTAATTCCACATTCTTTGACTTTATAATGCTACTTTCAATGTTTGTATGCAGGTTTGAATGAAGATAAGTATATTTTGTGATAATGTAACTTTCTGAAACACTAAAAGTGTAGTATGTTCAACATAAAAATACTCCATGTTGGAAATACTCAAAAAAGCTGATGCAGATAGTTTAAAAAGTAGAATTTGCACAATAttgttttcagtgtgtgttggttgTACCTATAGCAAATCATGGCGTTTCTGGTTGTTGGTGCCACCATGTCCCCCTCCAACAGGAACTGACTGGAGCCGTTATTAGTGGTCAGAATTCTCTCAGTGATGTCTACAGCCTCAGGGTTGTCTGTTAGGATCTCTGGTCCACTTCCATCCTCCATGAGAGGGTTGGCCTGAGAGaggcccagcagcagcagcaccagcagcaggGTGAGAGAGGGGCTTTGCTCCATCTTCAgttgtgtggagaggagagactcTGGATGGCTCCTTGGATCTGACAGTGGAGATACTCTAGATGGCTTCTTGGTTCCTGGAGATGCTTTGGAGAGTCTTGATGTGTGATTCTGTCTGGTCAGTCCTGGGCTTTTTATACAGTCCTCCTCAGGTGTGTCTGCTGGAGGATTCTGGGTTGGGGTCCATGTTGTTAGTCCTAAATAAACCTCTGAAGGGAGGGCTCCTACCACCACACCTACAGTTTCAACATGGTTTTAATCCATACAGGTCCGTTTACACCTGGCCATGCCTACTCAACAAATAGGTCACACACTAATGTAATGACAGTTGACTCTACTACAATGATGTGCTGAGGAACGTGTCAGATTGAGCCGGCCACTGGTTAAATATTGTCACATTTGCCATGTCCTGTTTGACAAATGCTATAGAACTGGGAAACAAGTTGTTCAGACAAACTCATCGTTTTAATATTTGTCTGGAAATATGAATCAAATGTATTGGAAGAATTATGTTTGTTATAGATTGTGGTAGTGTaaggctccgggtgtcgtgggtgtggagtcaaatgcaggagacagagagttcaatgctgtgTGTCTTTTAatagcaccaacgcaccacagggtgctcacaaaagttacgttcccaaacacagggaatcaaaatgtacaatggaaaaaatcacgaccaggcactaacacgtacctctacaacagagccgaaggttacactgaaataatcccgcacaacaaccaggcgggccggctgtctaataaagacaaactaattaaacataaacaggtgctaccactaaacatacaaggagggggaggaaaaacaatcagtggcagctaataggccggtgacgacgaccgccgagcgccacccgcccgggaaggggaaacaccctcggtcggactcgtgacagtaccccccccccccccctgacgcgcggctcccgcagcgcgccgacaccggcctcgaggtcgccccggaggacgaggtgcagggcgatccggatggaggcgatggaaatccctcaacatggatggatccaagatgtcccccaccggtacccagcacctctcctccggaccgtacccctcccagtccacgaggtactgcaggcccctcacccagcgtcttgagtccagaatggcccggatcgtgtacgccggggacccctcgatgtccagaggggggggggggggggacctccggcacctcactgtcctgcaggggaccagctaccaccggcctgaggagagacacatgaaatgaggggttaatacgataataggaagggagttgtaatcgataacacacctcgtttattctcctcaggactttaaagggccctacacactgtgaccccagcttccggcagggcaagcggagaggtaggtttcgggtcgagagccagaccctgtcccccggtacaaacacgggggcctcactgcggtggcggtcaacactcctcttctgccgtccactcgcttgtcgtagagattcctggacggccctccaggtctccttggagcgctgcacccattcctccaccgcaggagcctcggtctggctcggatgccatggtgccaggattggctggtaccccaacacacactgaaaaggagacacgttagtagaggagtggcgtagggagttctgagccatttcagcccaggaaatgtatcgtgcccactcccctggccgatcctggcaatacgaccgcagaaacctacccacctcctggttcactctctccacctgcccattactctcggggtgataaccggaggtcaggctgacagagacccccaagcgttccatgaacgctctccatacccgagacgtgaattgggggccccgatcagaaacgatgtcctccggcaccccgtagtgccgaaagacatgggtgaataacgcctccgcagtctgtagggctgtagggataccgggcaacgggaggagacggcaggacttagagaaccgatccacaatcactagaaccgtggtgttcccctgagacggcggaagatcggtcaggaaatctatggacagatgtgaccatggccgctgtggaacggggaggggttgtagcttccctctaggaaggtgcctaggagccttactctgagcgcacactgaacaggaggagacataacccttaacgtccttagccaacgtaggccaccaatacctcccctgaaggctccccactgtcctcgtcaccccaggatgacccgaggagggtaggacatgagcccaccgaatcagtttgtcccgaacaccaagcggcacgtaccttcgccccgctggacactgaggaggcgcgggttcagcccgtaacgcccgctcgatgtccgagtccacctcccataccactggggctaccagctttgaggcgggaaggatgggagtaggttcggtggacccatcctccgggtcgtaaaggcgggacagtgcgtcagcctttacgttctgggagcccggtctataagacaaagtaaaccggaaccgggtgaagaatatggcccaccttgcctgacgtgggttaagtctcctagctgcccgaatatactccagattctggtggtcgttccagatgagaaaggggtgtttagccccctcaagccagtgtctccacaccttcagagctctaaccaccgctagcaactcccggtcccccacatcatagttacgctccgctgggctgagcttccttgagaagaaagcgcaggggcggagttttggtggcgtacccgagcgctgtgatagcacggcacccaccccagcctcggacgcgtccacctccactatgaatgctagagagtggtccggatgcgccaacacgggcgcatcagtgaacagcgccttcaacttgttgaatgctccatccgcctctgctgaccactgcaaccgcactgggccccccttcagcagtgaggttaTGGGAGCCGCtatctggccaaaaccccggataaacctccggtagtagttggcaaaacccaaaaaccgctgcacctcctttaccgtggtcggagtcggccaattacgcacggccctatTGCGGtccccctccatcactaccccgaggtggaaatgtgatatcccagaaaagagacggctcgtttagagaacacgcatttctcagccttgacgtataggtcatgctccagcagtctaccaagcaccttgcgcaccggagacacatgcgcggtgtgagtggccgagtagatcagaatgtcatcgatataaacaaccactccctgcccgcacaggtccctgagaatctcctACCACCACACCTACAGTTTCAACTTGGTTTTAATCCATACAGGTCCATTTACACCTGGCCATGCCTACTCAACAAATAGGTCACCGTCCAAAGtggaattaataacttcaccatgatcaaagggagattcaatgtctgcttttttgtattgtttacccatctaccaatagatcaaatcaaatgttattggtcacaaacacgcgtttagcagatgtcattgtgggtttagcgaaatgcttgttcttctaccTCTGACGAGTGCATTAATATCTAACAAGAtatctaacaattacacaacatatTCACCAATACACAcgtctagtaaaggaatggaatcaagaatataaaaatatatggacgagcaatgtcagattGGTATAGAATAAGATACAGCAGGATAgtgtaggatacagtatatacataggaGATGGGTAATGCAAGATATTTTGACGTTATTAACGTGActcgtgatccatttattaaagtggccagtgatttcaagtctatgtatatagggcagcagcctctaatgtgctagtgatggctatttaacagtctgatggccttgagatagaagctgtttttcagtctctcggtcccagctttgatgtacctgtactgacctcaccttctggatgatagaggggtgaacaggcagtgactcgggtggttgttgtcctggagggcaggtaatttCCCCCCGTGATGCTTAAGGCAGACCGcgtcaccctctggagagccctgcgggtggtggtggtgcagttgctgtaccaggcggggATACGCgggaagtttgtgagggttttaggtgacaagtcaaatttctttagcctcctgaggttgaagaggtgatgTTACGCCTTCCTTACCACGCTATCTGTGTGAGTGACCCATCTCAGttagtcagtgatgtgtatgccgaggaacttgaagctttccaccttgtccactgcggtcccgtcgatgtgaatagggtgctgctctctctgctctttcctgaagtccacgatcatttcctttgttttgttgactttgaataagaggttattttcctggcaccacactcccagagccctctcctcctccctgcaggctgtctcatcattgttggtaatcaagcctactactgttgtgtcatctgcgaacttgatgattgagttggaggtcaTGGGTGagcatggagtacaggaggggactgagcacgcacccttgtggggccccagtgttgatgatcagcgaagtgaaggtgttgtttcctaccttcatcacctgggggatacccgtcaggaattccaggacccaattgcacaggactggggttcagtcccagggcctcaagcttaatgatcaacttggagggtactatggtgttgaatgctgagctatattcAATGAccagcattcttacatatgtattcctcttgtctatatgggttagggcagtgtgatggtggttgcatcgtctgtggatctattggggcggtaagcaaattgaagtgggtctagggtgacaggcaGGGTAGAGGTGatttgatccttgactagtctcccaaagcacttcgtgatgacagaagtgagtgttgtgatagtcatttagttctgttacctttgctttcttgggtacaggaacaatggtggccatcttgaagcatgtggggacagcagactgggatagggagagattgaatatgtccgtaaacacaccagccagctggtctgcacatgctctgatgacgcggctagggatgccgtcggcagccttgcgagggttaacaggtGCATCAAGCACATTGATGGCTACAGCAACTGTTTATATGCAGTTATCTTGGCCAAAGGCTTCACAACCAAGTTTTAGTTCCTCATTTTGTCCTGGCCATTTGTTTGTATTTTCTAAATGAAGTTGTTTCAAAAAACTACATTTTGTTCTGCATTGGTGAAAATCTAATAACAACGTGTGGAGACCAAAAGTTGTTTTCAATTTCAACTTATTTGAGAAGAAATAGGGAATTATTTAATAAAAGTGCAACTGTAGGTCTTAACAAATCCAGTTTCTTCTATTCCACAAGGTGATAAACTGATGTGTTTTGAATGACGCAATGAATGAGTCTTTTCCAGTAAGTAATCACAGGCCCACTATTAGGATAGCTGTGAAGCTTTTGCATTGGCAGGACAGAACGGAAGCATCTCCTAAACTCAAGGGTAGGGGGGTGTGTCTCTTTGCTAACAAAAGCTGGTgcgcaatctctaatattaaggaagtctggGCGTTCTGCTCACccgagttagaatacctcatgataagctgtagaccatactatggtgagagttttcatctatatttttcatggCTGTCTGTTTACCACCAAGAGCAGATGCTGGTACTCAACGAGATATATAGGGCCATAAGCcaagaagaaaatgctcatccagaggcagcactcctagtggccggtgattttttaatgcaggaaaaccgAAATCCTTTAAACCtgatttctaccagcatgtcctaatttctaccagcatgtcctaatttctaccagcatgtcacctgtgcaacgaGGGGGGGGgactctagatcacctctactcaacacacagagatgtatacaaaactctctctcgccctccgtttggtaaatctgaccataactctatcctcttgattcctgcttacaagcaagaactccaacaggaagtaccagtgacacgctcaattcagaagtggtccgatgaagcggtTGCTAAGCGACAGGACTGTTtctctagcacagactggaatatgttgcgGGATTCATCCGATGTTTTTGTGGAgttcaccacatcagtcaccggcttcattaatgaGTGCACCGACAACGTCATCTCCAGTGACCCGTGCGTACATTTCCAAACCAGAAGCAttgattacagacaacatccgcactgagctaaaagctGCCGCTTTCTAGGACCGGGACACTAGTTTTTATTGACAAGCTGAATGTCCCGAGCTGTCTGTttttaaaatactagcacacatCTCGGACAACAATgcgtaccccacaagacatgccccagaggtctcttcacagtccccaagtccagaaaagattatgggaggtgcacagtactacatagagccatgactacatggaactctattccacatcaggtaactaatgcaagcagtagaatcagatttaaaaagcaggtaaaaatacaccttatggaacaacagggactgtgaagagacacacagcaAGGTACAGAGACATGCATTCACATACATtgtgatattgttgtatggtggttttGAACATTTTGCTTTGTGTAGAGATGttatatgatgtattgttttatctTTAGTTCATTCAGTACAAACATAGTTCACTGTTTTAATCTGTTGTTTTATATGTGACACTTCAGTCGGTTGTAGTAATGCTGTAAAGGTGGTGctaaccgccatataaagtccaaaggaGAAGAAGtctgaaggaaggaggagagatgacgagaaacTCATTTCCTTTACCGTTTTTTCTGTGAATttattgtcggagtagaggaccttgtactTTATCCCATGAGCTAGCAACAGCAATCTAGCtaactaaattgccataaatgttcaatgctttttgacctgtccccaaattaatataattgttcCTCCTGATTGCGTCTGGTGTGGGTGAACAAAATCAACTTGCGAGCGAATACAGGGCTTCCAAACTATTAAGGATTACAAAGGggaacccagccacgagctgcccagtgacacaagcctaccagatgtgCTAAATGcaacaacactgaaccatgcgtgagaacaccagctgttctggatgactttGTGTTCATGctttccgtagccgatgtgatCTTTTTAAACAGTTGAAAGTTCACAAGCCCGTagggtcagacggattaccaggacatgttctccgagcatgcgctgacaattgtattcactgacattttcaacctctccctgacccagtctgtaagacctacatttttcaagcagaccaccatagtccctgtgcacaagaacaACATGGTAACCTATTTTAATTattatcgccccgtagcactcacatctgtagctatGAAGTTATTTGAAAGTCTGGGCATGACACCCATTAACacaatcatcccagaaaccctagacccagtccaatttgctttctgccccaacagatccacagatgatgcaatctctattgcactccacactgccctttcccacctggacagaaggaacacctacgtaagaatgttgttcattgactacagctcagcgttcaacaccatagtgccctccaagatccaagataaatagagagagatggtagTCAGCATGTCTGCAGAAGGTTTTGGTTTGTTAGTCTTCAATGCACAGCATTTTAAAAAGTTTTGAGGAGGAACCTGTATTTTTTGGGGGACGTGTGACTCCACATTGAAGTGATGATTTTGTCAGACCAAACCAGTTACATCTACAGTATAAAtcttaacaaaaaaaatacagtgtgGTTGATTTTTATTTCTGCTTTGTTGTCAGATTCCCAGTGCAGATATTTATGTTGTCCTCTGTCAGCCTCCTTCATTCTCTTCCAAAAATAATTATTATCTTTCATGTCATTGTAGTTGTGAATATTCCTAGTGTCTTATTGTGTTTAGGTGAGATAAATGATGTCATTGTAGTTGTGACAGAAGTGATGTAACTCTAGTGCTGATTGGAGGAAGAATGTCTTGGATCAGGACAGACATGGAGGACTTGTGCCCAGTCTGTTAactatcactcactcactcactcactcactcactcactcactcattcacacacacattgcacacacTATAAAACACTGGAATTACACAATAGCATCTGCTTTCAATCTTGTTTATTTTAGATAATTAATTAAGTCATATGATTAAACTGCACAACTACAGcaattatcattttttttaagtTACAACTCAACAATGATTTTAAATCAATAAGATTACATTATATATGTCAGACTTGACTTCCTTCATCTGGTCTTTTCCAGACTTTTCTCCTGTGACTTGATGTCTTCCTCTCAGCAGCCGTAGAGTCTGTTGATCCTCAGGATGTCCGTGGTGGACAACCCCTGTCTCTGGCCGATGGGCACGTTGGGGTTGGGGATGGGGGTGATGGTGTCCATCCCGTTGACAGAGAAGGCTGTTTTTCCATAGTGCATGACAGAGCTGTAGTCATAGGGAGTGTTCAGGTTGTTGGTGTTTGATCTATCAAAGTTGTAGGCATTGTTAGAGTCGATGTTACTCCAGTTGATCGTGACGTACTGGTCACGGTCGCTCCTGGTTTGTTCGTGCTGGAAGCCCAGAGCGTGGAGAGTCTCGTGCTGAATGATGCCGAAGTAAACACACCCGTTCATTtggagagagactgtctgttGGCCTCCCACTCTCCCAAGAGAGGACCAGCACCCGTCTCTGGGCTCGTAGCTGATGAAGTCAACCTGATTCTGCCGAGGCACGAAGCGAATGCAGGTCTTGGAAGGGAAGGCCCGGAGGGCGTTTTCAATGCCCTGCTTGTCAGAGGAACTGAAGCTACTGCTC is a window from the Oncorhynchus clarkii lewisi isolate Uvic-CL-2024 unplaced genomic scaffold, UVic_Ocla_1.0 unplaced_contig_4810_pilon_pilon, whole genome shotgun sequence genome containing:
- the LOC139403925 gene encoding hatching enzyme 1.2-like → MEQSPSLTLLLVLLLLGLSQANPLMEDGSGPEILTDNPEAVDITERILTTNNGSSQFLLEGDMVAPTTRNAMICYSAGCFWKKGSNGLVEVPYTVSSSFSSSDKQGIENALLAFTSKTCIRFVPWQNQVDFISYEPRDGCWSPLGRVGGQQTVSLQMDGCVYFGIIQHETLHALGFQHEQTRSDRDQYVTINWSNIDSNNAYNFDRSNTNNLNTPYDYSSVMHYGKTAFSVNGMDTITPIPNPNVPIGQRQGLSTTDILRINRLYGC
- the LOC139403927 gene encoding hatching enzyme 1.2-like, which produces MEQSPSLTLLLLLLLGLSQANPLMEDGSGPEILTDNPEAVDITERILTTNNGSSQFLLEGDMVAPTTRNAMICYRNAGCFWKKGSNGLVEVPYTVSSSFSSSDKQGIENALRAFPSKTCIRFVPRQNQVDFISYEPRDGCWSSLGRVGGQQTVSLQMNGCVYFGIIQHETLHALGFQHEQTRSDRDQYVTINWSNIDSNNAYNFDRSNTNNLNTPYDYSSVMHYGKTAFSVNGMDTITPIPNPNVPIGQRQGLSTTDILRINRLYGC